CACATCTCCTCTCTCTCTTCTGCAGATGTTCCTCGTCGCTCTGTGTTTCTCGTATTTCGCCAAGGCGTACTCCGGAAGTTACATGAAGAGTTCGATAACGCAGATTGAGCGCCGCTTCGACATTTCCTCCTCCACGGTCGGGATGGTGGACGGGAGCTTCGAGTttggtgattattattattctattgttaatatttttattattcttttcatGTTAATAAATGTTTGTGGCGTTTTGTTTCTCGGGTTTCGCTCGGTGCAGGGAACCTTCTGGTCATCGCCTTCGTTAGTTACTTTGGGGCAAATTTTCACAGACCGCGAATCATCGCTGCCGGCTGCTTTGTGATGGCGCTGGGAAGTTTCCTCACAGCTATGCCGCACTTCTTCATGGGAGTGTAAGTACCGCACAGCCGCACtgcctcacaccctgccctcctccaccgcatcacaccctgccctcctccaccgcctcataccctgccctcctccaccgcctcacaccctgccctccaccaccgcctcacaccctgccctcctccaccgcctcacaccctgccctcctgcaccgcctcacaccctgccctcctccaccgcctcacaccctgccctcctgcaccgcctcacaccctgccctcctgcaccgcctcacaccctgccctcctgcaccgcctcacaccctgccctcctccaccgcctcacaccctgccctcctgcaccgcatcacaccctgccctcctgcaccgcatcacaccctgccctcctccaccacctcacaccctgccctcctccaccgcctcataccctgccctcctccaccgcctcacaccctgccctccaccaccgcctcacaccctgccctcctccaccgcctcacaccctgccctcctgcaccgcctcacaccctgccctcctccaccgcctcacaccctgccctcctgcaccgcctcacaccctgccctcctgcaccgcctcacaccctgccctcctgcaccgcctcacaccctgccctcctccaccgcctcacaccctgccctcctgcaccgcatcacaccctgccctcctgcaccgcatcacaccctgccctcctccaccacctcacaccctgccctcctccaccgcctcacaccctgccctcctccaccgcctcacaccctgccctcctgcaccgcttcacaccctgccctcctgcaccgcctcacaccctgccctcctccaccgcctcacaccctgccctcctgcaccgcatcacaccctgccctcctccaccacctcacaccctgccctcctgcgacgcctcacaccctgccctcctccaccgcctcacaccctgccctcctgcaccgcctcacaccctgccctcctgcaccgcctcacaccctgccctcctccaccgcctcacaccctgccctcctccaccgcctcacaccctgccctcctgcaccgcctcacaccctgccctcctccaccgcatcacaccctgccctcctccaccgcctcacaccctgccctccaccaccgcctcacaccctgccctcctccaccgcctcacaccctgccctccaccaccgcctcacaccctgccctcctccaccgcctcacaccctgccctcctccaccgcctcacaccctgccctcctgcaccgcctcacaccctgccctcctccaccgcctcacacccttccctcctccaccgcctcacaccctgccctccaccaccgcatcacaccctgccctcctgcaccgcctcacaccctgccctccaccaccgcctcacaccctgccctccaccaccgcctcacaccctgccctccaccaccgcatcacaccctgccctcctgcaccgcctcacaccctgccctcctccaccgcctcacaccctgccctcctgcaccgcttcacaccctgccctcctccaccgcctcacaccctgccctcctccaccgcctcacaccctgccctccaccaccgcctcacaccctgccctcctccaccgcctcacaccctgccctcctgcaccgcctcacaccctgccctcctccaccgcctcacaccctgccctcctgcaccgcctcacaccctgccctcctgcaccgcttcacaccctgccctcctccaccgcctcacaccctgccctcctgcaccgcttcacaccctgccctcctccaccgcctcacaccctgccctcctccaccgcctcacaccctgccctcctgcaccgcctcacaccctgccctcctccaccgcatcacaccctgccctcctgcaccgcctcacaccctgccctcctccaccgcatcacaccctgccctcctccaccgcctcacaccctgccctcctgcaccgcctcacaccctgccctcctgcaccgcctcacaccctTCCCTCTtgcaccgcctcacaccctgctctcctgcaccgcctcacaccctgccctcctgcaccgcctcgtaccctgccctcctccaccgcttcacaccctgccctcctccaccgcctcacaccctgccctgCCTCACACCCTGCTCTCCTGCcccgcctcacaccctgccctcctgcaccgcctcgtaccctgccctcctccaccgcttcacaccctgccctcctccaccgcctcacaccctgccctgCCTCACACCCTGCTCTCCTGCCCCGCCTCACACCCCTGCCCTCctgcaccgcctcacaccctgccctcctccaccgccttacaccctgccctcctgcaccgcctcgtaccctgccctcctccaccgcatcacaccctgccctcctccaccgcctcacaccctgccctcctccaccgcctcacaccctgccctcctgcaccgcctcacaccctgccctcctgcaccgcctcacaccctgccctcctgcaccgcctcacacccttccctcctccaccgcctcacaccctgccctcctgcaccgcctcacaccctgccctcctgcaccgcctcacaccctgccctcctgcaccgcctcacaccctgccctcctgcaccgcctcacaccctgccctcctgaaccgcctcacaccctgccctcctgcaccgcctcacaccctgccctctgCACCGCCTTacaccctgccctcctgcaccgccttacaccctgccctcctgcaccgcctcacaccctgccctcctgcacgcctcacaccctgccctcctgcaccgcctcacaccctgcctcctgcaccgcctcacaccctTCCCTCCTGCACCCTGCCCACctgcaccgcctcacaccctgccctcctgcatcgcctcacaccctgccctcctccaccgcctcacaccctgccctcctgcaccgcctcacaccctgccctcctgcaccgcctcacaccctgccctcctcaACCGCCTCACACCCCTGCCCTCctgcaccgcctcacaccctgccctcctgcaccgcatcacaccctgccctcctccgccgcctcacaccctgccctcctgcgccgtctcacaccctgccctcctccgCCGCCTCACAACCCTGCCCTCCTGCGacgcctcacaccctgccctcctccgccgcctcacaccctgcccttctccgccgcctcacaccctgccctcctgcaccgcctcacaccctgccctcctgcaccgcctcacaccctgccctcctgcaccgcctcacaccctgccctcctccaccgcctcacaccctgccctcctccaccgcctcacaccctgccctccctgcacctcctcacaccctgccctcctgcaccgcctcacaacctgccctcctgcaccgcctcacaccctgccctcctgcaccgcctcacaccctgcctcctgcaccgcctcacaccctgccctcctgcaccgcctcacaccctgccctcctgcaccgcctcacaccctgccctcctgcaccgcctcacaccctgccctcctccaccgcctcacaccctgccctgCCTCACACCTGCCTCctgcaccgcctcacaccctgccctcctgcaccgcctcacaccctgccctcctgcaccgcctcacacccttccctcctgcaccgcctcacaccctgccctcctgcaccgcctcacaccctgccctcctgcaccgcctcacaccctgccctcctccaccgcctcacaccctgccctcctgcaccgcctcacaccctgccctcctgcaccgcctcgtaccctgccctcctccaccgcctcacaccctgccctcctccaccgcctcacacccttccctcctccaccgcctcacaccctgccctgcctcacaccctgccctcctgccctgcctcacaccctgccctcctgcaccgcctcacaccctgccctcctgtACCCGCCTCACACACTTCCCTCCTGcaccctgccctcctgcaccgcctcacaccctgccctcctgcaccgcctcacaccctgccctcctgcaccgcctcacaccctgccctcctccaccgcctcacaccctgccctcctgcaccacctcacaccctgccctcctgcaccgcctcacaccctACCCTCCTGCcccgcctcacaccctgccctcctcaaccgcctcacaccctgccctcctgcaccgcctcacaccctgccctcctgcaccgcctcacaccctgccctcctgcaccgcctcacaccctgccctaCTGCACCGCCTTACACCCTGCCCTCCtccaccgcctcacaccctgccctcctccaccgcctcacaccctgccctcctccaccgcctcacaccctgcaccgcctcacaccctgccccccTGCACCGcttcacaccctgccctcctgcaccgcctcacaccctgcctTCCTGCACCgcatcacaccctgccctcctccgccgcctcacaccctgccctcctgcgccgtctcacaccctgccctcctccgccgcctcacaccctgccctcctgcgccgcctcacaccctgccctcctccgccgcctcacaccctgcccttCTCCGCCGCCTCACACCTGCCCTCctgcaccgcctcacaccctgccctcctgcactgcctcacaccctgccctcctccaccgcctcacaccctgccctcctccaccgcctaacaccctgccctcctccaccacctcacaccctgccctcctccaCCGCCTCACACCTGCCCTCCTGCACctcctcacaccctgccctcctgcaccgcctcacaacctgccctcctgcaccgcctcacaccctgccctcctgcaccgcctcacaccctgccctcctgcaccACCTCACACCCCTGCCCTCCTGTACCGCCTCACACCCTTCCCTCCTGcaccctgccctcctgcaccgcctcacaccctgccctcctgcaccgcctcacaccctgccctcctgcaccgcctcacaccctgccctcctgcaccgcatcacaccctgccctcctccgccgcctcacaccctgccctcctgcgccgtctcacaccctgccctcctccgccgcctcacaccctgccctcctccgccgcctcacaccctgcccttctccgccgcctcacaccctgccctcctgcaccgcctcacaccctgccctcctgcaccgcctcacaccctgccctcctccaccgcctcacaccctgcctcctccaccgcctcacaccctgccctcctgcaccgcctcacaccctgccctcctgcacctcctcacaccctgccctcctgcaccgcctcacaccctgccctcctgcaTCGCCTCACAACCTGCCCTCctgcaccgcctcacaccctgcctcctgcaccgcctcacaccctgccctcctgcaccacctcacaccctgccctcctgtACCGCCTCACACCCTTCCCTCCTGCACCCTGCCCTCCTtcaccgcctcacaccctgccctcctgcaccgcctcacaccctgccctcctccaccgcctcacaccctgccctcctgcaccgcctcacaccctgccctcctgcaccgcctcacaccctgccctcctgcaccgcctcacaccctgccctcctgcaccgcctcacacccttccctcctccaccgcctcacaccctgccctccaccaccgcctcacaccctgccctcctccaccgcctcacaccctgccctccaccaccgcctcacaccctgccctcctgcaccGCCTCAACCCTGCCCTCCTCCACCGCCTCACACCATGCCCTCCTGCACCGCCTCACACTCTGCCCTCTtgcaccgcctcacaccctgccctcctgcaccgccttacaccctgccctcctgcaccgccttacaccctgccctcctgcaccGCCTTACAACCTGCCCTCCTGCACCGCCTTacaccctgccctcctgcaccgcctcaaaccctgccctcctgcaccgcctcacaccctgccctcctgcaccgcctcacaccctTCCCTCCTGCACCCTGCCCACctgcaccgcctcacaccctgccctcctgcaccgcctcacaccctgccctcctgcaccgcctcacaccctccctcctgcaccgcctcacaccctgccctcctccaccgcctcacaccctgccctcctgcaccGCCTCACACCTGCCTTCCTCAACCGCCTCACACCCTCCCCTCctgcaccgcctcacaccctgccctcctccaccgcctcacaccctgccctcctgcaccgcctcacaccctgccctcctgcaccacctcacaccctgccctcctccaccgcctcacaccctgccctactgcaccgcctcacaccctgccctcctacaccgcctcacaccctgccctcctgcaccgcatcacaccctgccctcctccgccgcctcacaccctgccctcctgcgccgtctcacaccctgccctcctccgccgcctcacaccctgccctcctgcgccgcctcacaccctgccctcctccgCCGCCTCACACCCTGCCTTTCTCCGCCGCCTCACACCTGCCCTCCtccaccgcctcacaccctgccctcctgcaccgcctcacaccctgccctcctgcaccgcctcacaccctgccctcctccaccgcctcacaccctgccctcctccaccgcctcacaccctgccctcctcaccgcctcacaccctgccctcctgcaccgcctcacaccctgccctcctgcaccgcctcacaccctgccctcctgcaccacctcacaccctgccctcctgtACCGCCTCACACCCTTCCCTCCTGCACCCCTGCCCTCCTtcaccgcctcacaccctgccctcctgcaccgcctcacaccctgccctcctccaccacctcacaccctgccctcctgtACCGCCTCACACCCTTCCCTCCTGcaccctgccctcctgcaccgcctcacaccctgccctcctgcaccgcctcacaccctgccctcctgcaccgcctcacaccctgccctcctgcaccgcatcacaccctgccctcctccgccgcctcacaccctgccctcctgcgccgtctcacaccctgccctcctccgccgcctcacaccctgcctcCTCCGCCGCCTCACACCCTGCCTTCTCCgccgcctcacaccctgccctcctgcaccgcctcacaccctgccctcctgcaccgcctcacacctgccctcctccaccgcctcacaccctgccctcctccaccgcctcacaccctgccctcctgcaccgcctcacaccctgccctcctgcacctcctcacaccctgccctcctgcaccgcctcacaccctgccctcctgcaTCGCCTCACAACCTGCCCTCctgcaccgcctcacaccctgccctcctgcaccgcctcacaccctgccctcctgcaccacctcacaccctgccctcctgtACCGCCTCACACCCTTCCCTCCTGCACCCTGCCCTCCTTCACCGCCTCACACCTGCCCTCctgcaccgcctcacaccctgccctcctccaccgcctcacaccctgccctcctgcaccgcctcacaccctgccctcctgcaccgcctcacaccctgccctcctgcaccgctcacaccctgcctcctgcaccgcctcacacccttccctcctccaccgcctcacaccctgccctccaccaccgcctcacaccctgccctcctccaccgcctcacaccctgccctccaccaccgcctcacaccctgccctcctgcaccGCCTCAAACCCTGCCCTCCTCCACCGCCTCACACCATGCCCTCCTGCACCGCCTCACACTCTGCCCTCTtgcaccgcctcacaccctgccctcctgcaccgccttacaccctgccctcctgcacGCCTTACACCCTGCCTCCTGCACCGCCTTACAACCTGCCCTCCTGCACCGCCTTacaccctgccctcctgcaccgcctcaaaccctgccctcctgcaccgcctcacaccctgccctcctgcaccgcctcacaccctTCCCTCCTGCACCCTGCCCACctgcaccgcctcacaccctgccctcctgcaccgcctcacaccctgccctcctgcaccgcctcacaccctgcctcctgcaccgcctcacaccctgccctcctccaccgcctcacaccctgccctcctgcaccgcctcacaccctgcctTCCTCAACCGCCTCACACCCTCCCCTCctgcaccgcctcacaccctgccctcctccaccgcctcacaccctgccctcctgcaccgcctcacaccctgccctcctgcaccacctcacaccctgccctcctccaccgcctcacaccctgccctactgcaccgcctcacaccctgccctcctacaccgcctcacaccctgccctcctgcaccgcatcacaccctgccctcctccgccgcctcacaccctgccctcctgcgccgtctcacaccctgccctcctccgccgcctcacaccctgccctcctgcgccgcctcacaccctgccctcctccgccgcctcacaccctgcctttctccgccgcctcacaccctgccctcctccaccgcctcacaccctgccctcctgcaccgcctcacaccctgccctcctgcaccgcctcacaccctgccctcctccaccgcctcacaccctgccctcctccaccgcctcacaccctgccctcctccaccgcctcacaccctgccctcctgcaccgcctcacaccctgccctcctgcaccgcctcacaccctgccctcctccaccgcctcacaccctgccctcctgcaccgcctcacaccctgccctcctgcaccgcctcacaccctTCCCTCCTGcaccctgccctcctgcaccgcctcacaccctgccctcctgcaccgcctcacaccctccctcctgcaccctgccctcctgcaccGACTCACACCCCGCCCTCCTGCCCtgcctcacaccctgccctcctgcaccGCCTCACAACCTGCCCTCCTGCGCagcctcacaccctgccctcctgcgccgcctcacaccctgccctcctgcaccgcctcacaccctgccctcctccaccgcctcacaccctgccctcctgcgcagcctcacaccctgccctcctccaccgcctcacaccctgccctcctccaccgcctcacaccctgccctcctccaccgcctcacaccctgccctcctcaCTATCATTGTCTATTTATAGATATCAGTACGAAGCGGTGAGGACGCACATGGCTCCACCCAAAAATTCAACAGGCTTCTCTTACAGCTTCTCCCCGTGTCTGACCAACACAACACTGACTGTAAACATCAAGAGAGGTAAAAAGCTGATCTTAGAGTCATGTGACCAAATGTAGAAAATATGACcttcagtcctatgtaacaccacagataacacagtgataactctctgagtacagataatgtatagatgtgacctgcagtcctatgtaacaccacagataacagtgataactctctgagtacagataatgtatagatgtgacctgcagtcctatgtaacaccacagataacagtgataactctctgagtacagataatgtatagatgtgacctgcagtcctatgtaacaccacagataacacagcgataactctctgagtacagataatgtatagatgtgacctgcagtcctatgtaacaccacagataacacagtgataactctctgagtacagataatgtatagatgtgacctgcagtcctatgtaacaccacagataacagtgataactctctgagtacagataatgtatagatcgtgacctgcagtcctatgtaacaccacagataacagtgataactctctgagtacagataatgtatagatgtgacctgcagtcctatgtaacaccacagataacagtgataactctctgagtacagataatgtatagatgtgacctgcagtcctatgtaacaccacagataacacagcgataactctctgagtacagataatgtatagatgtgacctgcagtcctatgtaacaccacagataacacagtgataactctctgagtacagataatgtatagatgtgacctgcagtcctatgtaacaccacagataacagtgataactctctgagtacagataatgtatagatgtgacctgcagtcctatgtaacaccacagataacacagtgataactctctgagtacagataatgtatagatgtgactgcagtcctatgtaacaccacagataacagtgtaactctctgagtacagataatgtatagatgttacctgcagtcctatgtaacaccacagataacacagcgataactctctgagtacagataatgtatagatgtgacctgcagtcctatgtaacaccacagataacagtgataactctctgagtacagataatgtatagatgtgacctgcagtcctatgtaacaccacagataacagtgataactctctgagtacagataatgtatatatgtgacctgcagtcctatgtaacaccacagataacagtgataactctctgagtacagataatgtatagatgtgacctgcagtcctatgtaacaccacagataacacagtgataactctctgagtacagataatgtatagatgtgacctgcagtcctatgtaacaccacagataacacagtgataactctctgagtacagataatgtatagatgtgacctgcagtcctatgtaacaccacagataacagtgataactctctgagtacagataatgtatagatgtgacctgcagtcctatgtaacaccacagataacacagtgataactctctgagtacagataatgtatagatgtgacctgcagtcctatgtaacaccacagataaacagtgatactctctgagtacagataatgtctagatgtgacctgcagtcctatgtaacaccacagataacagtgataactctctgagtacagataatgtatagatgtgacctgcagtcctatgtaacaccacagataacacagcgataactctctgagtacagataatgtatagatgtgacctgcagtcctatgtaacaccacagataacacagtgataactctctgagtacagataatgtatagatgtgacctgcagtcctatgtaacaccagataacagtgataactctctgagtacagataatgtatagatgtgacctgcagtcctatgtaacaccacagataacagtgataactcttgagtacagataatgtatagatgtgacctgcagtcctatgtaacaccacagataacacagtgataactctctgagtacagataatgtatagatgtgacatgcagtccctatgtaacaccacagataacacagtgataactctctgagtacagataatgtatagatgtgacctgcagtcctatgtaacaccacagataacagtgataactctctgagtacagataatgtatagatgtgacctgcagtcctatgtaacaccacagatacacagtgataactctctgagtacagataatgtatagatgtgacctgcagtcctatgtaacacacagataacacagtgataactctctgagtacagataatgtatagatgtgacctgcagtcctatgtaacaccacagataacacagtgataactctctgagtacagataatgtatagatgtgacctgcagtcctatgtaacaccacagataacagtgataactctctgag
This region of Hyla sarda isolate aHylSar1 unplaced genomic scaffold, aHylSar1.hap1 scaffold_1733, whole genome shotgun sequence genomic DNA includes:
- the LOC130312826 gene encoding solute carrier organic anion transporter family member 1B3-like yields the protein MVPEGGCAAVDLLDTGQSCNMEKADGELNNLNIGVTARNGSAPPKDTSASCCSSLKMFLVALCFSYFAKAYSGSYMKSSITQIERRFDISSSTVGMVDGSFEFGNLLVIAFVSYFGANFHRPRIIAAGCFVMALGSFLTAMPHFFMGVYQYEAVRTHMAPPKNSTGFSYSFSPCLTNTTLTVNIKR